One genomic segment of Oncorhynchus masou masou isolate Uvic2021 unplaced genomic scaffold, UVic_Omas_1.1 unplaced_scaffold_2752, whole genome shotgun sequence includes these proteins:
- the LOC135533868 gene encoding transcription factor MafG-like isoform X2, with protein sequence MSTTNKGNKALKVKREPGENGTTLTDDELVTMSVRELNQHLRGLTKDEILQLKQRRRTLKNRGYAASCRVKRVTQKEELEKQKSQLQQEVDKLASENASMRAELDHLRSKYEALQSFARTVARSPGVGLGVGGQRGGGGVGSVIGPLIPGKVAATSVITIVKSKTDARS encoded by the exons ATGTCGACCACTAATAAGGGAAACAAGGCCTTGAAG gtGAAGAGGGAGCCGGGGGAGAATGGGACCACCCTGACAGATGATGAGCTGGTGACTATGTCCGTCCGGGAGCTCAACCAGCACCTCCGCGGCCTCACCAAGGATGAGATCCTGCAGCTGAAACAGCGCCGGCGCACCCTGAAGAACCGTGGCTACGCCGCCAGCTGCCGAGTCAAACGGGTCACCCAGAAGGAGGAGCTGGAGAAGCAGAAGTCACAGCTTCAACAGGAAGTGGATAAGTTGGCGTCGGAGAACGCCAGCATGAGGGCGGAGCTCGATCACCTGAGGTCGAAGTACGAGGCGCTACAGAGTTTTGCAAGGACTGTGGCGAGGAGCCCGGGAGTGGGGTTAGGGGTCGGGGGTCagaggggaggtggtggggtCGGGTCGGTGATCGGGCCACTCATACCGGGGAAAGTGGCGGCGACGAGTGTCATCACGATAGTGAAGTCGAAAACGGACGCGCGGTCTTAG
- the LOC135533868 gene encoding transcription factor MafG-like isoform X1 produces MEGREMGLKNEWSSEVCSEGAGSRGMSTTNKGNKALKVKREPGENGTTLTDDELVTMSVRELNQHLRGLTKDEILQLKQRRRTLKNRGYAASCRVKRVTQKEELEKQKSQLQQEVDKLASENASMRAELDHLRSKYEALQSFARTVARSPGVGLGVGGQRGGGGVGSVIGPLIPGKVAATSVITIVKSKTDARS; encoded by the exons atggagggtcgAGAGATGGGATTAAAAAACGAGTGGAGCTCTGAG GTGTGTTCAGAGGGGGCTGGTTCTCGTGGCATGTCGACCACTAATAAGGGAAACAAGGCCTTGAAG gtGAAGAGGGAGCCGGGGGAGAATGGGACCACCCTGACAGATGATGAGCTGGTGACTATGTCCGTCCGGGAGCTCAACCAGCACCTCCGCGGCCTCACCAAGGATGAGATCCTGCAGCTGAAACAGCGCCGGCGCACCCTGAAGAACCGTGGCTACGCCGCCAGCTGCCGAGTCAAACGGGTCACCCAGAAGGAGGAGCTGGAGAAGCAGAAGTCACAGCTTCAACAGGAAGTGGATAAGTTGGCGTCGGAGAACGCCAGCATGAGGGCGGAGCTCGATCACCTGAGGTCGAAGTACGAGGCGCTACAGAGTTTTGCAAGGACTGTGGCGAGGAGCCCGGGAGTGGGGTTAGGGGTCGGGGGTCagaggggaggtggtggggtCGGGTCGGTGATCGGGCCACTCATACCGGGGAAAGTGGCGGCGACGAGTGTCATCACGATAGTGAAGTCGAAAACGGACGCGCGGTCTTAG